One Gemmatimonadales bacterium genomic window, CCAGTCGTCCGAGTAGAAGCCGAGCGCGGCGAGGTGCACGGCGAGGCTCAGCGCGACGGCGACGGCGACAAACCCCGCATCGGCCGCGGCGCCATGGACTCCTTCGCTCCGCGCGCTCACGCCTCGCGCGCTCACGCCTCGCGCGCTCATGCCCCGCGCGCTCATGCCCCGCGCCCCGCCAACGCGCCGACCCCCGCGCGCACCGCGGCGCGCACGCCCGCCGTCGAGGCGAGCGCGCTCGGTCGTACCCGCCATGCGGCGCCGAGCAGCGCGCCGGCCCGGCCCGATCGCGCCGACGCCGGCTCGGCCGCGAGCGCCAACAGTCGGCCCGCCACGCGCGCCTCGACGTCGCGTCGGAGCGCGTCCCCCGCGCCGCGCTCGAGTCCCTCGGCCCGGCGGAAGTCGTCGTGGAGCGTAAGGATTTCCCGGATAGCGTCCGCGAGCCCCGCGCCCCCGCCTTCACTTGCATCATCGGGAAGCGCTCCGCCGAGCAGCAGCGCCTGCATTACCGCGAGCCGGCCGGCATACCCCGCCGACGGCCCCTGACCCGAGCCGCGCAGCGCCCCGATGTTGGCGAGGCTCACGCGTGGACCCTCGAGCGTCCGCTCCCCGTAGGTCGCGGTCATCGACCAGGGGCTCACCCGAAGGCGGAGCAGATACGCGGGGACGTTCGCCATCGGGAGCCGGCGCGCCACCCGCGACCAGAGCTCGTAGTCCTGCGCGTACGCGAACGACTCGTCGTAGAACCCCGTCGTCCGGGCGAGCAGCCCACGCCGGAATGTGACGGCGCTGTGTACCAGCGGACAATGAAAGAGCATGGCCCAGCGTATCGCGACCGGGTCGGCCGGCAGCTCGCGCCGGCCCAGCTCGACGCCGTCCGCATCGATCTTGGTGTACCAGGAGCCGACCACCGCCGTATCCGGGTGCTGCATCAGAAACCTCACCTGCGTCGCGAGGCGGCTCGGCTCAGAGATGTCGTCCGCGTCCTGTCGCGCCACCAGCTCGCCCGCGGCCGCGGCGAGCCCGCGATTGAGGCTCGCCGAGAGCCCGAGGTTCCGCTCGTTGTCGATCCGGCGAATGCGCGGGTCAGGGTACGACGCGACGATCTCGCGCGAGCCGTCGTCCGATCCGTCGTCCACGATCAGGAACTCGAAGTCGGCGAACGTCTGCGCCAGGATGCTCTCGATGGCCGCGCGGAGGTCGCGCGCGCCGTTGTGCACGGCCATGAGCACGGTCACGGCGGGCGTGGTGCTCATGGCGTTGGCGCCGGGCCGGCGCCCAACAGCTCGTCGTAGAGCGCACCGTAGCGCTCGATCATGCGCTCCACCGAGAACAGATCGGCCGCGCGGGCGCGCAGCTCGGCCCCGCGCTCAAGCCGCCGCGTGCGGTCGTCGAGCAAGGCGACCGCGAGGTCTGCCAGCGCGCCCACGTCGCCGGGAGGTGCGAGCCCGGAGCGGTCGCCCAGAATTTCGGCGAGGGCGCCCACATCCCAGCCCACCACCGGAATCCCCATGCTCATCGCGAACGGCGCCACCTGCCCGAAGCTCTCGGTGTGCACCGGCGCCACGAACACGCTGAGCCGCCGATACTGCCCCGGTAGCGCGTCGTAGGACACGTAGTCGGTGAACTCGATCCTGTCGGCGAGCCCGGCGTCGGCCACGCGGCGCCGGTAGAGGGGCAGGAAGTGCCCGCCCCCTACGATCAGCGCCCGGCTTGCCGACCGGCGCCGCACGATCTCGGTGAAGACATCGATCGCGCGGGCGTCGAGCTTGTCGCCCTCGAGGCGATAGACCATGCCGGCGCAATCGTCCGGCGGGAGGTCGCCGGGCGCGCGCGAGAAGCGGGCGAGATCGGAGCCGGGATGGATGGTGACGTTCGGGGCGCCCGCCAGCGCGAAGCGCGTGCGGACGTAGTCGCTCACGTACACGTACCGGCGGACGGTGTCCGACGCGTACGGCGCGACGGGAATGTTGATGTTCTCGATCACCGGGCAGCCCAGCGCGCGCGCGGCCTCCAAGATCCGATGGTACCAGCGCCAGTCTTCCGCGCCATCGTAGTCGTGATGATGGCCGAGGAAGTGCACGTGGAGGAGGTCGGGCCGCGCGCGCGCGAGCCACGAGCGCGCGTGATTCGCACCGCGCCAGGCGGGCACTTCGTCCAGCGGGAGGCCCGCGTATGCCGCGGTCGCCGGCACATCGCGCGCGAGCACGCGCTGGTCGAACCGATGGCCCAGCCGCTCGATGAGGTCCACCACGAGTTGCGTCGAGCCGCCCAGGTGCGCGTTGCCGAGCGCGTGCACGATCCTGGGGCGGTGTTGCTCCACCGCGCCGACGATGTGTATAGCGTGCGGCGTGAACCCGGCCGGCTGTTTGCCGAACGGGTTGCGCCAGGCACCGTTGATCGCGCGCACCCGGCCCGCCAGCGCGTGCCAGCACGCCCATGCCGCTTTTCGAAGCGCAAAACCCGCCTGCCGATGGTCCTCGAGCCGCGCCCAGAGCCGCTGGTTTTCGAGCCGCAGCCGCTCGAGCTCGCGCGCGGGCTCAGCGTCCGCGCGCTCGGCATCCGCGCCATGGCAATGCGCGCGCTCGAGGTCTGCGCCATCGTCATCCGAGCCACCGATGCCGGCCGGGCCGTCCCGCATCACCCGCCCGCCGCGCGCGCATCCGCCCGCGCATCGCGCTCCGGCATCCCCTCGCGCACCAGCTCGGTGCGCCAGTCGAGCGGGGGACGCACGACGCCCGGCCACTTGCCGTGGTAGTCCTGCCGCATCTCGATGTCGTCCTGCACCTGGAAGGCGAGCACGTCGGGGTGCCGGTAGATGATGTTCGCCTGGTCGCGCACTACAAGTAGCTCGACCCGGTGCAGGCCCGTGTTGAGCAGGTCGCCCGGCACGGCGCAGGCGGTGCGGAAGAGTCCCACCGGGAAGGGGCGGCCGTGCCAATGCGCCTCAACCAGTGGGGACCCGTTGAACACCATCACGCCATCCTCGTTGAATACCTGGACGCTCAGATTGAGGCGCGCGCCTTCATGCAAGTTCCAGTACTCGAATTCCATCACGAACGGCGTCCGGATCGTGATCGGCGGTCCGGCGGCGTCCCCCTCTCCCGCGGATTCCGCCTCGCTCGCGGGCCGGAGCAGGGCGCGCCGGAGGCGGACCGCGGCGTTGCCCGGCGCATGCGCGGGGTCGGGCCAGCAATGGTCCGTTTCCGTCGTTGCCGACGAGGCGAGATACCGGGCCACCGTGTCGCTCGCGCTTCCGGCTGCGACGATGCAGCCGTCGCGGAGCCAGATGGCGTCGTCGCAGAGCCGCTCGACCGCGGCCATGTTGTGGCTCACGAAGAGCACGGTCCGCCCTTCGCCGGCCACGAGGCTCATCTTCCCCAGGCACTTCCGCTGGAACGCCGCGTCGCCCACCGCCAGCACCTCGTCCACCAGCAGGATTTCCGGCTCGAGATGCGCGGCGACGGCAAACGCGAGCCGCATCTGCATGCCGCTCGAGTAGTGCTTGATGGGCGTGTCGAGGAACCGGGCCACCTCGGCAAACTCGACGATCGCGTCGAACCGCCGCACGATCTCTGCCCGCCGCATGCCAAGGATGGCGCCACTCAGGAAGATGTTGTCGCGGCCCGTGAGCTCGGAATGGAAGCCGGTGCCCACCTCGAGCAGCGAGCCGATCCGCCCGTGAATTTCCGCCTGGCCTTCGGTCGGCTCGGTGATGCGCGACAGGATCTTGAGCAGCGTGCTCTTGCCCGCGCCGTTCCCGCCCACGATCCCGAGCACGCGGCCCGAGGCCACTGTGAACGACACGTCCTTGAGCGCCCAGATCCAGTCCGCCGCGCCCTGGCCGGCGGCTTGGCCGCGCGCAAGGCGGCGGACGCCTTCGCGGGCAGCGTCCGATACGAGATCGCGCAGCGTGCCGCGGCGGCGGAGGCGGCCCACGCGATAGCGCTTCCCCAGGCCCTCCGCCCGGATCGCGTGACCGCCCACCGTCAGACCACGTCCGCGAAAGTGCGTTCCATGCGCCGGAAGTAGAACAACCCGCCGACAAGGAGTAGCGCCACCGCCACCGCGCTCGCCGCCATTACGGTCGCGGGCGGCGGCTCCCCTCGATCCAGCAACGCCCAGCGGAACCCGTCCACCACGCCCGCCATCGGGTTGAGCCCGTAGAGCGCGCGCCAGCGCTCCGGCACGAGGCTCGTGGGATACGCCACCGGGCTCACGAACAGCCAAAGCTGCACGAGGAACGGCGTCACATGGCGGACGTCGCGATACTGCACGTTGACGGCCGCGAGCCAGAGGCCCACCGCGAGGGCGGTGCAGAAGGCCAGGGCGACCAGGAGCGGCAGCGTGAGCGCCTGCGCGCCGGGCGCGATGCCGTACCAGGCGAGCAGCCCGAGCAGCACGACGAACGCGATCGCGAAATCCACCAGGCTGGCGCACACCGCCGCGAGGGGGAGCAGCAGCCGAGGGAAGTACACCTTGGTGAGCATGCGTTCGTGCTCCACCAGGCTGTTGCTCGCGCCGGCGAGCGCAGTGGCGAAGAACGTCCACGGCACGAGCGCGGTGTAGGCGAACACGGGATACGGATCGCCGTTCGATGGAATGCGCGCGAGGCGGCCGAAGAAGACGCTGAACACGATCATCGTGAGGAACGGCTGCGCGACAGCCCACCCGGCACCAAGCGCGGTCTGCTTGTAGCGCACCTTGAGAGTGCGCCACACCAGGAAGTAGAGCAGCTCGTGATGGCCGCGGAGTTCGCCGAGATCGGGCGCCGGCCACCCGCGCGAGGGGCGGATCAGGACGGTTGGCGGGTCGGTGCGTTCCGCGCCCGCGATAGCGCCGCTCACCGCCATGTCGGTGCGTAGCTCGAGGCACCCGTTTCGCGCGCCCGGAGCCACCGGAGCCCGCCCGCCGCCATCCCGGCGCAGTACGCGAGGCGCGAGGCGAAGATCATCGGCAGCATCAGCACCGGCTCGAGCACGCCGGCCCGCACCCAGCAGCCCACGATGAAGGCCGTGTGCGCCACCGCGAGCGCCGGGCTCGCCACGATGAGCAGGCGCGGATACCGGTAGAGCCATGCATAGCGTGCGGCGCCCGTCTGCGACTTGCTCTCGACCGCCGTGAAGGCCCACCGGTAATTCCGCCTGAGCAGTTGCCGCAGCCCCGGCCGGTTGTAATGAAACGCGATCGCGCTCGGCTCGAACCAGATGCGGTGCCCCGCGCGCAGCAGCTCCCCCTGCCACGCCCGCTCTTCGTTGGTGTAGTTGAGCGGGGGCCGCTCGCTGAAGCCCGAGGTCGATTGGAACGCCTCCCGCCGTACGCTCAGATTCGGCGGCGGGTGGTGGGGGACGAACCCGGCGGGCCGGCGGGAATGGACGAGATACCACCCGCAGTAGTAGTCACAGCGCGCGCTGGGCGGGAGCCCCGGCGGCAGGTCGAGCGATCCGCCCACCACCGTGGCGCCGCGCGCATGCGCCTCGAGCAACGCGGCGAGCCATGTGTGCGCGGGGACGCAGTCCGCATCCAGAAAGATGATCGGGTCGCCGCTCGACGCCGCCGCGCCGCGGTTGCGTGCCGCCGCCGGGTTCCCCCCGGTGCCGCGCAACTCAATGACCCGCGCGCCCGCCGCCCGTGCCAACGCACAGGTGTCGTCGCTGGACCCGTCGTCCACCACGAGCACCTCGAGTTCGGCGTTCGGGGGCTCATGGGCCAGCACGGCAGCAACGACGCGCCCGATGAGCGCCGCCTCGTTCCGCGCCGGGATGATGACGGAGATTCGACGGATGGGACCGGCGCTAGGCGAGGACGCGGGCGCCTGCACGCTGGGCTACCCCGTGATAGACCGCGTGCACCGCCTGCACAAAACGGTGCCAGCCGAGGTGGCGGTCGGCAAACGCCTGGCCCGACCGGGCGATGCCCTCGGCGCGCTCCGGATCGCCGAGCAGCGCGACGATCGCGCTGGCGAGCGCGTCGGGTGTCGGCGCGGCGAGCACCGCGCGGCTCTCGTCGAGCATCGCGCGGTGCGAAGGAACGTCGGTCGCGACGATCGGCCGCCCCGCGGCCAAGTAATCAAACACCTTGAGCGGCAGATTGCCGCCGTAGCTT contains:
- a CDS encoding polysaccharide ABC transporter ATP-binding protein; translation: MGGHAIRAEGLGKRYRVGRLRRRGTLRDLVSDAAREGVRRLARGQAAGQGAADWIWALKDVSFTVASGRVLGIVGGNGAGKSTLLKILSRITEPTEGQAEIHGRIGSLLEVGTGFHSELTGRDNIFLSGAILGMRRAEIVRRFDAIVEFAEVARFLDTPIKHYSSGMQMRLAFAVAAHLEPEILLVDEVLAVGDAAFQRKCLGKMSLVAGEGRTVLFVSHNMAAVERLCDDAIWLRDGCIVAAGSASDTVARYLASSATTETDHCWPDPAHAPGNAAVRLRRALLRPASEAESAGEGDAAGPPITIRTPFVMEFEYWNLHEGARLNLSVQVFNEDGVMVFNGSPLVEAHWHGRPFPVGLFRTACAVPGDLLNTGLHRVELLVVRDQANIIYRHPDVLAFQVQDDIEMRQDYHGKWPGVVRPPLDWRTELVREGMPERDARADARAAGG
- a CDS encoding glycosyltransferase, whose product is MSTTPAVTVLMAVHNGARDLRAAIESILAQTFADFEFLIVDDGSDDGSREIVASYPDPRIRRIDNERNLGLSASLNRGLAAAAGELVARQDADDISEPSRLATQVRFLMQHPDTAVVGSWYTKIDADGVELGRRELPADPVAIRWAMLFHCPLVHSAVTFRRGLLARTTGFYDESFAYAQDYELWSRVARRLPMANVPAYLLRLRVSPWSMTATYGERTLEGPRVSLANIGALRGSGQGPSAGYAGRLAVMQALLLGGALPDDASEGGGAGLADAIREILTLHDDFRRAEGLERGAGDALRRDVEARVAGRLLALAAEPASARSGRAGALLGAAWRVRPSALASTAGVRAAVRAGVGALAGRGA
- a CDS encoding glycosyltransferase; the protein is MQAPASSPSAGPIRRISVIIPARNEAALIGRVVAAVLAHEPPNAELEVLVVDDGSSDDTCALARAAGARVIELRGTGGNPAAARNRGAAASSGDPIIFLDADCVPAHTWLAALLEAHARGATVVGGSLDLPPGLPPSARCDYYCGWYLVHSRRPAGFVPHHPPPNLSVRREAFQSTSGFSERPPLNYTNEERAWQGELLRAGHRIWFEPSAIAFHYNRPGLRQLLRRNYRWAFTAVESKSQTGAARYAWLYRYPRLLIVASPALAVAHTAFIVGCWVRAGVLEPVLMLPMIFASRLAYCAGMAAGGLRWLRARETGASSYAPTWR
- a CDS encoding glycosyltransferase, giving the protein MRDGPAGIGGSDDDGADLERAHCHGADAERADAEPARELERLRLENQRLWARLEDHRQAGFALRKAAWACWHALAGRVRAINGAWRNPFGKQPAGFTPHAIHIVGAVEQHRPRIVHALGNAHLGGSTQLVVDLIERLGHRFDQRVLARDVPATAAYAGLPLDEVPAWRGANHARSWLARARPDLLHVHFLGHHHDYDGAEDWRWYHRILEAARALGCPVIENINIPVAPYASDTVRRYVYVSDYVRTRFALAGAPNVTIHPGSDLARFSRAPGDLPPDDCAGMVYRLEGDKLDARAIDVFTEIVRRRSASRALIVGGGHFLPLYRRRVADAGLADRIEFTDYVSYDALPGQYRRLSVFVAPVHTESFGQVAPFAMSMGIPVVGWDVGALAEILGDRSGLAPPGDVGALADLAVALLDDRTRRLERGAELRARAADLFSVERMIERYGALYDELLGAGPAPTP
- a CDS encoding ABC transporter permease; this encodes MAVSGAIAGAERTDPPTVLIRPSRGWPAPDLGELRGHHELLYFLVWRTLKVRYKQTALGAGWAVAQPFLTMIVFSVFFGRLARIPSNGDPYPVFAYTALVPWTFFATALAGASNSLVEHERMLTKVYFPRLLLPLAAVCASLVDFAIAFVVLLGLLAWYGIAPGAQALTLPLLVALAFCTALAVGLWLAAVNVQYRDVRHVTPFLVQLWLFVSPVAYPTSLVPERWRALYGLNPMAGVVDGFRWALLDRGEPPPATVMAASAVAVALLLVGGLFYFRRMERTFADVV